Part of the Salminus brasiliensis chromosome 2, fSalBra1.hap2, whole genome shotgun sequence genome, CCCTCCGACGCCCCACCTCTCCTCAGAACCTTTAAAGGGGGGTTCTGTGGCGGCTCATCCAGCTCTCTTAAAAGATgatgaacagagctgtagaACATCCAGTATGAtgatctaataacattaatatccagggGAATATTCTAAATGTTTGTGTCCTGATGTGTACTGGTCAGTAACTGGTCAagcatagacagacagacagatagacagatagacagctagacagacagacagacagatagatagatagatagatagatagatagatagatagagagacagacagatagatagatagatagatagatagacagacagatagatagatagacagatagacagacagacagacagacagacagacagacagatagatagatagatagatagatagatagacagacagacagacagacagacagatagacagacagacagacagactgatagatagatagatagatagatagatagatagatagatagatagatagatagatagatagacagacagaaagacagacagacagacagacagttagatagataaacagacagacagatagatagatagagagacagacagacagacagacagatagatagatagatagatagatagatagatagatagatagatagacagacagacagacagacagacagacagatagatagatagatagatagatagatagatagatagacagacagacagacagacagacagatagatagacagacagacagacagacagaaagagagacagacagacagatagatatatagatagacagacagacagttagatagataaacagacagttagatggataaacagacagaaagagagacagacagacagatagaaagacagacagacagacagacagacagacagacagatagatagatagatagatagatagagagacagaaagacagacagacagacagatagacagacagacagatagatagataaacagacagacagacagacagttagacagacagacagacagatatatatagatagacagacagacagttagatagataaacagacagacagacagacagacagaaagagagacagacagacagatagaaagacagacagacagacagacagacagacagatagatagatagatagatagatagacagatagacagacagacagatagatagatagagagacagttagatagataaacagacagacagacagacagttagacagacagacagacagacagacagacagacagatagatagatagatagatagatagatagatagatagatagacagacagacagacagacagacagatagacagacagacagatagacagatagacagacagacagacagatagacagacagacagatagatagatatatagatagatagatagatagatagatagatagacagacagacagatagacagacagacagacagatagacagacagacagacagacagacagatagacagacagacagacagacagacagacagatagatagatagatagatagatagatagatagacagacagacagacagacagacagacagacagacagacagatagatagatagatagatagatagatagacagacagacagacagacagacagacagatagatagacagacagacagatagatagacaaacagacagacagacagacagacagttagacagacagacaaatagaaagacagacagacagacagacagatagataaacagacagacagacagacagacagacagttagacagacagacagacagacagttagacagacagacagacagatgatgaatgtgtatactgtgtagtgtgtgtatctgcagAATCTGTGTTGTCCTGGTTTTGGTGGGGTCTAAAGGTGTCCTACAGTAAACTGGGGGCCTGTGGTGGAAACCATTAAAGCCAGTTCTCCTCAGTGAGCGGGTTTGAATGGCTGCAGGGCTGCTTATTTATTCAGACCGCATTCATTTAAACCCGTGAGTTCAGCGCCCCCTGCCGGACCCCCGGCTCAGCACAACCTACTGTCCGGAGGTTACCTCGAAGctctttatttaattaatcGCCTCAGCTGCAGTTTTTCACTCGTtacacagtttatttatttatttatttatatgttgtttgtttgtttgtttgtttgtttaaacttACTTTAAACTCGACCCaaaacacaaagcagctttccGGCATCTCAGCACTGTCGCAAAATCGCAAAAAGCCCAGGCTTCGCTTTCCGGCGCAGAGGAACACGTGTGTTTGTGCTCTGTAACAGCGTGAGtaaaataatctaataatctttaataactaataactgtTTCCACACTTTTACGGTGGAAATCGGAGGGCATGTGTGAGAGGCAGGGGTACAGCCGGTGTGGGTCGTTTTATTATACAGTAAATCTTTATATTTAGCGCGAACCTCTGCGGCTGGCTAGCGCTAATGATCCATTCCCACACAAACGATCTGCTTTACAGTTTAACCCCCTAAATATCTCCTCCTGTTCTCCTCGCTCTGTGCAGGATTAATGCTCAGGGGTTAAAGCTCTGGATCTGGAGCAGCTGAGCCGAGAGATGGCAGAATAACCAGCCCTGCTGGTGTTATTAGACTTATTATAGTTAATAAACTGTTTATTACAGTAAGGCAACAGAGGTATTTACTCCTCAGCTCCTGTAAAAGTGTCTCTGAAGCAGAAGAAAAGATCTTTAGCAGAACTGAAGCTTGAAAATACTCATTTACTTCATTTTAAAGCGTGGTGCGCTGtgtgtcaaaagtttgtggacaccgcgtATAAAATTAATGAATCACCctagccactttaagttgcacctattgcttgtctagtccctgtagagaatcagtgctgccaatagattaggactctctggagcaggtcaacatcatgaccctattggctccatgctgctgcctaataatgccaggcccACGGTGGGTtagctagaggggtgtatataaagccccccagcattgaggagctgtggagcagtggaggggctgtgttctctgaaatgatgttggtggtggagctccatccagtacttttgggtgtgaagaggtggggaggtgatcatccaacatctgacctgaccttactaatgcagctcttgttgctgaatgcaatcaaatcctcacagcaatgttccactCAATTTCTGGTAGAAATTcttcttgcctggacagtagagacagatactccaacaaaagcaggatcagctctttttaacaccctcgatttcagaagacaccatgaataatgagcaggtgtccacatacttttgacaATGTAGTGATGTACAGATCTATGGTCTATTACAATAACATTCACATATCGAGCATCTTTTACTGCTCACCAGTGAGTTCAGTTTGTGGCCTACAGTGAGCGGATGTCTGTGTTGTCTCCTACAGAGCGATGGCGAAGAGTTTGCGCAGCAagtggaagaggaagatgagagcggagaagaggaagaagaatgcgCCGAAGGAACTGACTCGGCTCAAATCCACTCTGGGGCAGGGAGCCAACGGCGAGATCACCATGAAGGACGTGGCTGAGATTGCAACTGTGGTGCCCGCTCGGAAGTTAAAGGAGAAAGTCCAGGATGAGGAGATGAAGGGAGAAGATGGTGAGTACATGGAGACGCTCGGCGGTACAGCTCTCCGGTCCTGAGCGAACCGGGACTGGTTACGAAGGGATTTACAGGGGGCCCTATTTTAGTCGTGCACCAAGTCTCTAAATTAGTCATGGgggtgttttgttttgggcgtaacgtgcagtaataaccCAATCAGCAGCCTCTCgctgttccctttaagagccaggtgcggtctgactgacCTCGGCGGATTGATATTTCAGGGGTGTTAAAAGTGgaggggggtgtacgagcgctGGGccgcacgcgcctgtgttgactgactgaattcactgccaagatagcaacaaaCGTCTGACAGTTTTGTcataagtttgtggacactccttataaattaatgaatgtattctgctactttaagttgcacccattgcattGCTGACACCGATTTGCACATGTGCACACAGAGAACAGGCCTAGaatggaataggactccctgaagCAGCctaatgctgcctaatgccaggagtgggctagaggggtataaagccctccagcattgatggcgacgaacgtctgactgtcgACGTCTGCcgaggttgttttcagtcagtggagctctttttttttgttgttgttgttgccaagatacacagcagtACTCCAGAAACGTACCTGAACACGCCTCATTTCGAGGCCACAGCGGCCAatggcgtagatatattcgcaagcatcGTTGATGGCTGACCTTACTAAAGTGACACAGGTGGAAGGCGTGAAAATGGGCTGTTGGCGAGGTGGAAGATCTACCGTGAAGTTTCAGATTAATTCAGACTATTAAAATGAAGTGATTCAAATTCATTTCCccagtttaattcagttaatTTGGTGTGTTCTATTAAATGATCAGAATTTTAACTGGAGGTAATATTTAGAGTAGTCAAAAACATACAATAAAGACAGTACGCTAAGATTAGTATTTATTAATGTTGATATTCAAGCAAACTAGAGACTGTAAATGCTGATTTAACCCCTTATACTCTTTTTTTACTACATCTTTTACTACATCTTAAATATTACTAATTAGTAGCTACATGCACAGCAGTGCAGActggctgggctgggctggccTGGGGAGGTTGGGGGCAGTTTCTGACCTTAATCACTTGAGGTGGGAGTGCCACGCATCTGTGCCATGCACATGAAAATTCTGGGCCTCCTTGAGTGCCTCTATACTCCTCTTTTACAGAGTATgacagtttatttatatatatttatatatattatatatttatacaggGTATGACTCGGATCATTATACATTATAAGCGCTTCACGTGGTCCCGCCTAAGCGATTCACTGGCTGTATTGAACTTGTTGATTGGTTCTGGCTGTTCTTCCAGATGACCTGGGGAAAATGGAGATGGACAGCAAGCGCAGCAAGAAGACGTTGCTGAACGAGCACGGACAGTACCCGAAGTGGATGAGCCAGCGGCAGGCCAGGAAGCTGAAGAGCAAACGCAAGGCAACCAAAGGAAAACACAAACCGAAGAAGGGCGTGGCCTGGTAGACCCCCGTCTCTGCCAGCCTGGACTTTATCTTCTGCGTTCTGTTCTAACTCTCCAGCCTTTGGACAGCCCacccagctgcagacaagcggTGGGGCTTCATTTGGGATAAACGTAGGAGGATGTTCCTAAAGCTGTGGTTTCTTTTGGCTAAGCTTTTACTGCATCTGATGTACAGTAACAGTGTGGGGTATTGGGTTTACAGCtggttggatgatgatgataaatggAATTCAGAATGATCTGGATTGATGAGACGCGTCCTGAGAGAGAGCTGGACGGTGGTACTGCATTTCTCGGCAGTATTTTGAGTATTTTTTGAATTTCTGAAAGTGAGTAAATATAAGGATCTATATCAGGAATAATCCAGTACTTCACTTTTATATCTTAATTCTGTCTGAAGCATCTGTAGCAATTAACAGTTACCATTGATGTAATGTTTGGTCAATTActataaaaagtgtttttttgggggggattttttttaggtatttttattttttatttttaaccacACAGATTTTGGTTGATTACCATaatgtcattattttcagatttcTGCAGTATAATTTGGTTGATAAACATTgtattttttgttaattaccATAAacatcatctttttttttttctcttaaaacACAAATAATTTTTAGTCAGTTaccacaaacatttttttttgctcGATTCCTAAAAACTATTTCCTAAAATCAGTAAAAGGACAGAAAACCCTCAGACTGTGGAAGATGGTGGACCGTGGCCAACGGGCTTTCGGCTCCTTTTTCAGAAGttctacagatgcagcagatggagTTTCTCTCGTCCGCTTTCCTTTCCCCACCCTccctttactactactactactactagtagtgCTGTCTGTCGCTATGGCAACTGGTGGATTAATAATGCTGATGTTGGTCAGTCGGATGTGTATGTGATTGATCAAGTGATTTTCGTGACATTAAAACATCGTTTTCCTGGAAAGCTGATTCAGTTTATTATGAAATCAGTTTTCAACACTGAACCATTTCATTGCACATaactttctttttaaatatcaattttcttttttaataacaaTGCAGTAAAGACCACGCTGTCAGCGTATGAGAAGATGCGAGTTATAaggccacagaccctgatgaaaCATCATTGTAAACAAGGTACAGATAGGATTTACACTTTTCCTGAGTTAAAGTGCTGAAAAAAACAATGGTTCTAGATATTTTAGAAATGTACTACGACCCAGCTTTAACAAAACAGTGCCTGCATGTAAAGTGTCTCAACCAAAGACAtgagaaatgaatgagcagtaATTTGATGCGTCAGGTTTTGCGTTCtaaaattcttaaaaataataaaaatatttattacagttttatttCTCAAACTAAGAGAAATAAACTGAATTTCTGGTGGATTTTTGTCAGGCGCCTCTGGCAACCCTTCAGGCTGCagctagagagagggaggcGGCTTGTTAAGTGGGCGGTGCTTCAGCACTTCACTGCATGAGCTGCACAAAGGTAGCGGGGAATAGGCCGGTCCGGCCATTGCAGGTTCCCTTCCACCAGCCCTCGTCCACCATCTCCACGTTGGTGATGACGTCGTCAGGCATGAAGGAGATCTCATCGTCCGCTCCTGGAAACAGAAGCCGATTAAAATAGTTAGACGTCCGATTAAGTCCGATCAGTTTCCTGGACTCAGAGCAGACTCAAAGCCAGAAGATCTGAGATgagatattattaatattaattaattctgCTTAGTTAATATTAATCAGAATATAATCCTAGATTTAACCATTAAAGTAATAAACTGCAGGTGCAGTGAGTTATCTTTTTCTTTAAATGGTCAGAAATACACAATTAaattcaacccaaaatctaaaaTTTGACGATTACTTTTTTAAAAGTTTAGAATTAAAATGATCAAAAGTACTGTAGTGAAATACATAAAATTAAATCTATGAATCAAAATCAATTTCTACGaaataatatatatcatattttatagatgtttcatatatttcaaatatgtaaaatatttagaattagaattttatttttgcaaaaaatgaattcattccttatttaaaaaaataaaaataaatgataatctTCTCAAATAGGTGCAGCTGAACTGACCCCTTGACCCCTTAATTATAAGCCCTCCCGTTGAGACGGACTTTAAACGGTTAAATACAGAGTTTCAGTAAATGCCTGCTGTAGAAAACTCTCGGCCAACGACGTCCCGCTACGTGATACTCACCGCCCTGATAGTCATAAAGCGCTATGGCTGTCTGCGCTCCGCTAAGCTCCTCGTAGTCGTTATCAACAGCTGTGGAGAGGACCAATCAGATCAGATACTGGCAAAGCAGGAAACCACACCTCATAACATTCAGCGAACAGTGCGCTCGGGCGGTCTCGAGAAAAGTCAGCCGCCTGtcgtgtatgtgcgtgtgtgtgtgtgcgcatgtg contains:
- the llph gene encoding protein LLP homolog; this encodes MAKSLRSKWKRKMRAEKRKKNAPKELTRLKSTLGQGANGEITMKDVAEIATVVPARKLKEKVQDEEMKGEDDDLGKMEMDSKRSKKTLLNEHGQYPKWMSQRQARKLKSKRKATKGKHKPKKGVAW